TGACCGTCAAAGAGAAAATTTGGTCAACGAACTCGGAAAAACAGGGTCAAGTCTTTCAGATTCCTCCCACAACGAGTGAGtctcttgtttgtttttgtttgatcaTAACCCTTCTTGATGGAGGAAAATCAAGTTGGCTCATATGTTTTGTTTCTGCTAATATTTTATACAGGTTCCACAGAGGTCAGATTGTCAAGTTTACACTGAGAATAATAGCCAATGCAGAAAAAGTAATAAAGAAGGGTACTTTCTCGTACCTTGAGACTTGGTCTCTAAAAAAGTTATGAGTTACTCTCTCAGCAACTTGTCTTGACTTGCAGAAAATCCCAAGAATCTGGAAAATGAAATCACAGGGAAGGCAGACAGTGCTGAGAAAGTGGAAAAAGGAGATTTGGTGGCAGATAAAGAAAATGACAGCACTGATCAACTTGTTGTTGTTCCTCCGTGGGAAAACAGTGATGCTGAGGTTCTTCTCAAGGATGTTTTCGGAAGATTTGGCAGCGTTAAGGTTATATACTTGCAATCTTTTTCCAACCTTCTAAAAAGTGAGTTATATTGCTGACCGATCATTCTTTCTTTCCAGCACATAGAGTTCTCTAGTGGATCGGATTGGGGTTACGTTTGTTTTATAGATTCAGAAACAGCTATGAAAGCCCGTGCTGCGGTGGAGCTTGTTGGAGGTTTAGTTGTGAAGAATAAATTCTCAATTGCCTTAGAAGCAGTGAATGGTAAGTTGTCAGTTCCCTTTTTGTTAATTATGCCTTATTGCGAAATGAACGTTGGAAGATGACTAAAGTGGACAATATACTCTAATGTCTTCAGGGGAGATAGAGGGAGAGGTGTGGAAAAGACTATCATCAGGCAGAGGGTATGATATCAAACCATACCTTTTGTTTCTGTCACGTGATATACTGATTTGGTTATTGATTAAGATTcttttgtttatgtgcatcaagggaagaagaagatgacaagATGGAGAAAAGCAAAGGCAAGTGCTCTGAAGCCACTCAACCGCACAAGAAGGCTCGAAAGGAGCGATAGTTAAAATTTATGTCCTACACTTATGCCTGTATGCACCAAatgacataatatatttttttctgaagttTCTAGCTGATTCTCTAGACAAAACAGATATTGATTCACTTGACGACATTAACTACTTGTCTATGAGCAGTTTTGTTAGCTAACACAATTTTGGGATTCTGATCGTTAACATCTTTGTCTTAAGCAGTATGCAACTCTAATTAGTGTTCTTGTAGATCACATATACACAATAAAACAGTGCCATTTTTTATTTGGAAGAGAAATGAACCTTTCCAGTATTAGTTTATCAACATcataacaaaagtaaaaaaaaggaCAAGAAATCACTCAGACCACCTGGGTCAGAAGTGGTTTCCCAGCAAAATGCGCTTCCAAGTTACCAACCACAAGATCTGCCATTGCATTCCGTGTCTCCACAGTGGCACTCCCAACGTGAGGAAGCAGAACCACATTTTCAAGTCCAAAGAGCTCCTCAGGCACATGCGGCTCCTCCTCGAACACATCCAGCCCAGCCCCACCTAGGCGCCCTTCTGTTAGAGCTTTCACTAGCTCTTTCTCATCAACATGTGGCCCACGCCCTATGTTTATCAGCACACCCTTTGGACCCAACGCATCCATCACCTGCCGGTTCACAATGTGTCTGGTCTCGTCAGTCAATGGACACGCCACCACGAGGATGTCAGAGTTCTGAGCAAGCTCAACCACGGTTGGGTAATACTTGTAGCCTACGTCAGGCTTCTCTGTTCTCGAGTAGTAATTAATCGGGCAGCTGAAGCCTTGTGCCCTCTTTGCGATGGCTGTCCCAATTCTACCGAGGCCAATGATGCCCACAGACTTTCCACTAAACTGAATGAATAAGAAAAGAATGTTCAGTTCTAAAACTTCAAGCAGAGATAGAAGATCAAAGCTTATGAGAGATCATGGTATTAAATCAACTTCTGAGCTTCTATCACGTAACTAAGTAACACTGTGAttgataaaacaaaagaaactgtGTGTTTACAATGCCAATCACTAACCAAGATACAAAACAAATCAGAACTGAACAGAAAAATAAAGTCTAGTTAGCCCTAAATGAAGTTTGGGTATTCGAAAACCTAACCAGCAGAACCCAACCCGAACCAATACCTTAGATAATTTCTAACCTAAACATCTAAAATCCGAATAGACCCGAACCCAAACCAGCAAAACATCTGAACCAAATCCAAACCCAAATTAATAGAACTTAAAATGAAACTTAAATTTCTAACCCCTAAAACCTAAAATCCCAATAACGCCGACCCTAGTGACTCAATGCTACATAGTAGTGGTCAGGTCAAAAAAGTGAAGAGTAAGAGGAGAAGACCTTAGTAGTGAGTTTGAAATCACCGTACTTCCACTTGCCGCTCTTCACATAACTATCGCACTGACACAAGCGTCGGAGTAGAGCCAGTATAAGCCCAATCGCCAGATCCGCCACGTCCTCCGTCAAAACGTCGGGAGTGTTGGTGACTCGGATCCCTTTTTCCTTGCATTTCCCCAAATCGATCCTGTCGAGGCCGACGCTGAAGCTGGAGATAATCTCGAGCTTCGGGAGATCATCGATGAGCTGAGCGTCGGCGCCCGCAGAAGCGTTTCCAACGATGGCGCGGATGGAGTTACGATGAGTTTCCAGAAACGCGGGTTTCTCCGGACAAGTCCAGAAGCGGTGGAGGTTGTAGCGCTTCTGAAGCTCGTTCTCGAGGTAGGCGTTCATGGGGCACATCATCAGGACTCCGATTGATTCCATCTCTGTAACGGCTCACAAAAAAACGCAGACAAGTGAGTGGTTGGTATAAGGTtgacaagagagagagatacatATAGATAAAAAGATGGGCCAATATCTTATGGCCCAATATCTTATGGCCCAATAGAAATAGCCCACAGGCTCATTTAGAGATTATGAGCCTTTCTTCTCCATTatgatatttcaaatttatggACAACATTGCACGTTTGAAATTCATGCAAATTTGAGTTCATGAACCTAAAAAGAAGGCATCGTCTGTGTATTGACATTCATGTATAGGTTAATCAAGATGGCACAAATCCATTACGACTTCCAAATCATTTTTATTCAAACTGCTCTCTATCACTAATTATCAAAATCCTAATTAACAGGGGTTGTCTAACACATGGTCCTCACGTTTCCACCTTCAAATCGATTGCTTTCCCACAATTTTCTCATCCAAGAATCAGTGTAACAATTAGCATTTCCCTTTTATGGTTTTGTCTCTCAATTAGCTTCTTGCTAAATCCTTTTGCTTCCTTCtttttccctttttcttttctctctgaCTCGTCGATCACAAGAGAGGCCTTCTCAGGCCTTTTTCACCCTCGCTTTTCCATTCTTCCTTCTCCCTGGTTCTTTCGTacgataaataaataaataaaaaaatcaataatggTTCGTACATCAGAACAAGAGGAAGGCTACAGGAGCAAGCTCTTCAATTTCAAATGGAGGAAcaacgacaacaacaacaataacaacaacgCAGGGAAACAATCAACCAGCCCCGTCGCTAAACCCGGTTTAGATGAGGCTGCTGCCGGATCTCAGCAGGTTGAACCGTTGACCATAATCCATCCTAACAAGACCCCGCTAGTCTCAAGACCGTCTGCGGATGAATCAGCGCTCGCCGCGGCACAGGCTCGAGAGAAACAGCTACTCGCAGGCAATGATCTCTCTTCGCATTACTATTTAAAGACAATTTGAAACTTCATatgcatgcatatatatatatatatctcatctAGCTGTCTTGCGGTGATGCCATCAGACATGGAACAGATGAAAGAGCGCTTCTCGAAGCTGCTTCTGGGAGAGGACAATTCTGGTGGAGGCAAAGGTGTTTGCTCTGCTCTCGCTCTCTCAAACGCAATCACAAACCTTGCAGGTAAACATTTTTCTagatgatttatatatattgacggTTACACATAATATCTGATAATATAAATCAACTTGTTGGTAGCGTCTGTTTTTGGAGAGCAACGGCGTTTGGAGCCAATGCCTGCAGATAGGAGAGCAAGATGGAGAAGAGAGATTGATTGGCTTCTCTCTGTGACCGATTACGTCGTTGAGTTTGCTCCGTCTCAGCAAAAGAACAAAGATGGGACCACTATGGAGGTTTAGTTTACTACTTCTCCCTTGTGCATATATATGACTTGGTAAACAATCCAATGTGATTTATTGGGTCTTACTTTAACAGATAATGACCACACGCCAACGTAATGACCTCCACATGAATATCCCTGCCTTGAGGAAACTTGACGCCATGCTCATTGTAAGATTTTTATGATGACTTGTTTTATAAGCTGAAAAAAATCATCACGATTTAGCATAACAATTATGTCATCAAGTTTGCTGTGTGTTTGCTCTTTCGCTGCTTAGGATTGTCTGGATAATTTCAAGGACCAAAGTGAGTTCGGCTATATCTCAAAAGACTCGCCTGACTCAGACAACGCTAAGGGACATGACGAGAAATGGTGGATTCCCAAAGTAAAAGTACCTCCAGATGGTCTATCAGAAGCTTCTAGAAGGTTTTTGCAGTACCAAAAAGATTGTGTAAACCAGGTACTCAAGGCAGCCATGGCCATAAATGCGCAGTGTTTATTCGAGATGGAGATACCAGAGAGCTACATCGAATCTCTCCCCAAGGTAATACACTACCAATAGCTTTCTGATTTGAATGTTGATGGAATTAACACTTGTCTGCATGttacacaaataaaaataaaataaaaaaataacacttGTCTGCATTGTTttgaaaccgaaccaaaccagtGATTAGCCCGGGTTTAACTTTGAACTGTGGGGGTACATGTGGATGGATGAAAACcggatttttagtaatttactatcaaaaataacttttgttaattgattttgtcttttaaatcattataattattataaataaaaaaactctttttaattatagtcagctttttaattttcataacaaacgatgataaatatttaaagttaaaatattgattcttaaaatatactaattttatattttattttcgtgtggtttatatttaattttttcataattatttatatttcaaactttaataactaaatttaattaattttgtaaagtgttatgatttaattatattttcattatgaATTATGTTGAATTCGGTTGACCATGACCCAAGAAATATATGGTTCACTTGCCACtctgatttgtttgtttatgtgTAGAATGGAAGAGCGAGTCTAGGGGATCAGATGTACAAAAATATAACGGTGGAGTTTTTTGATCCGGACCAGTTCCTGAACAGCATGGACATGTCATCGGAGCACAAGATCTTAGACCTGAAAAATAAAATCGAGGCATCAATCATCATATGGAAACGAAAAATGGTTCAAAAGGATAACAAAACATCCGCTCCGTGGGCCTCAGGCGTGAGTCTAGAGAAGCGAGAGGTTTTTGAAGAGAGAGCTGAGACCATTTTGCTCATCCTCAAGCATAGATACCCAGGGATTTCTCAGTCTTCCCTCGACATCAGCAAAATCCAATTCAGCAAGGTTCACTAACTCTATTTATGCATCAATTCTTCACGATCCATTCGGTTTCTTACATGGTTTTTTCACCACCACCAACAGGACGTGGGGCAATCGGTGCTGGAGAGCTACTCAAGAATACTGGAGAGCTTGGCGTACACGGTACTGTCGAGAATCAACGACGTTCTAGATGCAGATCGAGCGGTGAGCAAGAGGAGCACGACACCAACGGAATTAGAGGAAGAGACACTTGTGGGAAGCATGACGTTATCGGATTTCATGGGATGGGACTTCGATCAGGGGAACGAAGACTCGGATTCGAAGAAAGATACGTCGGATGATCCGTTGGCGAAGGAGAAGCTAAATGTCGTCACTACCAAAAAGACGTCATACCTCGATACCCTAGGCGGGGTCAAGAGTCCAACGGCGCGGCATTGATCAGGGCGGACTTTTTTTTCATAGTGGAGATAAATTATTACTTATTAGGGTTCAAACTAAAAAGATGGGTTTTGTAAATTTGTTTCCatttcttttttatcaaaagCGGGTTTAATATTAGACCCATTTTATTGTAAACTAAACCCCAATTACAAAGCTTACAACCATATCAAATCAAATATATCTCTCTCTAAATGTATTCTTAGCACCAAAGGAGAGTTTAAATTTTGATGTGGGCAATTGCCCCTACTTACCCTTTATATATCTGCTTCTGATTAAAGAGTTCTCTCAGTTTTATATTCAGTCGAGTCAGGCTCTCATTTATATCCCCCATGAGCAAAAgtctatatatatgaataatctttTTCTAGTGATCATATAAAGctcactttgtttttttttttgttttagtaaactaaattagGGATGTCGAAATGAATAATATTTCGTGAGTTGCCTCAGCTCAACTCGATTATTCATGAGCATGATCttcatttttaagtttatttagtaaataaatttaatgatCAAGTTTAAATTAGATCGTAAATTATATGAGAGATCTTTAATGaatatgagatatatatatatatataatgtaatatGAGGGACCAAactaaaaaagagaaaaaaaaacagtcacCTCCATTTCTCGACGCCGTAAACAGACACCTCCGTTTCTTCTGGTTATTCTCGACGCCGCTCCGGCGCGTCGCTCACCACGAGCACCAGATCTGGCCTCGTCTCTTCTCAACGTCTCTAGCATACTAACTTCCTCACTCTCTCGTGCTCTTGACATGAAACCCCCAATTGAACTAGATGATGAGAACGCAGCACCTCCGGTAAATGTTCTCCCTCGTTCTTCCTCGCTGCCCTTGTCTTCGACGAATACTAGTGTAGATGTGGTGAATTCAACGATTATCCCTGTCGAGATTACGGTGGAGGAGGTTTTGATTCAAGGAACACATGTAGCTTCACTTTCGGCTCCAACCCAAACAATAGACGAGTCTCAAATCAAGACGGCTTCTACTAAGCCCACAGCCACTCCAGATCCTCGTTGGCCATCGAAGTTTCGCTGGTCAATGGAGTCTCCACCGCCGGTAACATCAACAGCCACAGTCTCGAttgaagaaaaaatatccgGTCCAGAGATGTCGTCTAAGCCTACGGTAGTGAGCGATGGTATTGAAGATTTGAGGCATCAAATAGATGTCAACGACTTGGAGTTGACTCTCAAGGACTCAAGTGAAACCCAAACTGAAAATAGAATGGGGGTAAGCGGCTCTGCTGTTGAACTAGAGCTAGAGGTGGTCGGAGGTTCGCCTCCATCTACTGGCCTCCCTCCAATAACTACTACTTCCCCAGAGATATCAGTTGATTCTTCCCCAGAGATATCAGTTGATTCTTCAATACCTAAATTTGTTCCTTCAATTGGAGCCTGGGCCAAACCACTTGCTTTTATACCACCTGCGACTCCTCCAACGCCTGCAACGCCAAGTGGTTTCGATCCGCAATATCTTAACAATCTCCTTGACTCTTTCTGGCCAACATTGGCTGATGGATTTGGGTCAAAGCTGAAAAAAGACCATCCAAATGCTGCCAGAGAATTTCCTCGTATGCCGGTTCAAAAAATTCCAGTCCCTGAACTCAAAGAGGATGGAACATTAAGGTTTCCATGGGCAGCTAGAATGGACCCTGCTACCAGAAACCTCTATCGAGCAGCCAAGCCAACTTTTCGACATGATGGAACGCCGCAGGTAACCATTCCTTCTCAGGTGCTTCGATTAGGACCAGAGAATAAAAAGGAATATATCATTGGCCACTTTCATCGCTGCTCTCTTCCTCCTGGAGGTTTAATCCATGCTGTGGTGAATAGATTGTGGGGTAGAACCTGTAGAATAGGTTGCCGTAAGCTGAGTGACTCTTCTTACATGTTTCATATTCCTCATGATTCAACTCGTCAATGGGTAATTCAAAGAGGTGTTTGGCATGTTGATGACTGTTTGTTATTTGTCTCGCCTTGGAAACCAGTTAACTCATTCAAAGTCCCTGAGGTATCAACAATCCCAGTGtgggtaaatcttaaaaatGTTCCAGATAGTTGCTACTCAAGATTGGGTCTCAGCCACGTCGCATCCGGACTTGGTGAACCTATGCAAACACACAAACCTCGACTTGATCCGACCTGTTTGGGAGAAGCTAAGTTGTTGGTTGAAGTAGAACTTGATAAACCTTTTCCAAAGCAAATTGCATTAGATGATAAACAAGGTAATATTTTCTTGGTGGATGTTGAGTATACATGGATTCCAAGTGTTTGTGGTAGGTGTGGACATTTGGGACATAAAGAGAAAAGATGTCTCCTACCGGCTGTCCAATTGAATGTTGAAACAACCCCCACACATGAAAATGTGTCAGCTGAAGAGCCTCAGGTTGAACTGGAAAAAGTGCTAGGGCAGTCTACTATTGCATCAGATCACTTGGAGTTACCAGCTGAAAATTCAGAGTCAAGTTTGGTCTCAGCTGAGGAAACACGAGATGAACTTACTGAACAAACTTTGGAACCTACTAAAGGAAGTGGTATTGAGCCCAGTGATGAGCTGAAGGATTTCTCTACTCCAGTAAACAGCCTCATATACTCTAAGGTACATTTAGCCACTGGCTCCAACTCTCTTTTGACTTCATCACCATTAGCGGACACTCAATCTGCTCCAACTAAAGCTACTATTATGGAAGAAATTCCATCCCCTGTTATTGTCCTTGAGGCCAACTCGGTTTCACCGGACAATTTATTGGTCCCTCCATACTCCTCTGCACATGGCAGTTCTCATGTCACTCAAATTGCTTGTAATGAGCAAGATGATGAAAGAGGATATATGAGTGATGCTACGGTAAATCTCAACATGTCACGAGGTGGAAGACCAATAAAACCAGTCCAAAAGTTTCAAGATATGGAATGGAAAACGGTAAGAGGAAGGGGTAAAAGGGGTCGTCGTGGCCGCGGGAACTACCCTCCATCCTCCTAGTAGTTTCATCTCTTTCTTGTTTCATTAAGCTTATAATCATAAGTCTTCTCCTATGTAAGCTAATGCTTGGTTGAATATGAGGTATGTCTCATCATACTTTTTCAAACTTTATGGTTATCACAACCATACAttgtatgtttttattattttaatttgaaagcctttttacaaaaaaaaaatatatatatatatatatgtgtgaatattaagataatattttttaaaattgaatgttaaattttatccAATAAAAAAACCCTTTGTTTACATTTACAATGCTTCATATGAAAGAATaggtttttaactttttataaccTATACTCTCTATTGTCTTTGGCACTGGCCTTGTTGAGAACCAGTATCTAAGACCATCTCCCAAACGTGTGTCTCATGTTCTTTGTACTGAAGTAAATCTGTTTCTTATGTTTCTGTCCAAGACTCTGATCAGTGTTGCTGTAGTTAAAGGCTTCTCTCCATGCCTTTTCCTATTTCTTTCCATCCATATGCTACGAATAGCTGACTGGAAAACATACTTCAGTGTGAACTTCTTTGTGGAAATCAAAGCCACTATTTCACTCCAAACTCTGGTGTATTCATTACCCATCACTCCTCTTGAAAGATTCTCCCAAACTTCAGTTGAGAAACTGCATTCAAAGAACAAGTGGTTCCTTGTTTCCAATGGTTCATTCCACAAGGAACAAGCAGAGTTAACTGGTCCTACCTACTTTATCATCATGTCACCTGTCACCTGTCACCTGTAGATAGTCGATTATGCATAGCTATCCAAGTGAAAAAGCGAATCTTGGAGTCGCATACAAGAACTAAACTCCCTTACTCAAAGCGCATTCAGTTCCATGTGTTCTTAGTAATTTCAAAGTTTGTTTTGTCGAAATTTGCTCTTGAATTTGTCTCGACTTGTTTTCCACAAAGCAATATCTTCCTCTACTGATGCCTCTTCTCTCCACTTAGTTATCTCATCTTCCACCAAATTTAGTAATGATATTTGGTGCCTTCGTCTACGATAATTAACTGCCTCCTCCACTGTAGCATTAATCCATATCCATATatcaatcatatttattttctaaaattgaaatataaaaaaaatattcccaAGACTCTCAtgcaaagtatatatatatttatgatttgaaTAGAAGAAAACTTTGAAGATGAATCATCTCAAGCTTTTTATGTGGAATAGATGTTTGGATCATTCATCtcgttttgatttaatttattattaggtGCTAGTTTTATTCAGTATTTGATATTAGTGTTTTGGatattaatattcaaaattttaaattatattatgaactttttatattatgaatttcttgtattcaatattttttataatttttatttttatatttgatagtGAATTAGATCATTTCATTCATATTCTAAATGATCTGAATTCGATTTGCATATTCTAACTAACTTATCAACATTCAACCTAAGATGATACTCTTCATTTGTTGTGTTAAGAGAAAGCTGTGCTCTTTTGGAACGTCGTGGTAAGTAATAGACGATATCATGGCTTATGGCTTACCGTGAATGAGTATGATGCTCTTAATGGtggcagcaaaaaaaaaaattttttttggataatATAGTATGGTTGCAGAAGACAGACAGGAGCTGGTTGTTTTTGTACAAAACTTAATGCACTGCTATACATTATCATATACttatataaataacaacatCTCCATAATAAAAGTGACGCATGATGTGGGTCATATCATCAACAATCTTCGATTTGCAGGCTTCTCTTAATGTTGTGCAGCGTGACAGAGACTAGGTTTGTGACGGATTCCACAGACTCCATATTCAACTTTGCTGCAGGAGATTGGTTGATGAGCGTTTGGAGGGCCAGCGTGAGCAGACACCCTCCTTGTGTGTTTCTGTCCTCTTGTGCAGACGATATTACCAGCTGTCGTGATTCTACTCCATCAGGTATGATAGAGAATCCGCAAGGGAGGATTTGGATGTTGCTTGGATC
The sequence above is drawn from the Raphanus sativus cultivar WK10039 chromosome 7, ASM80110v3, whole genome shotgun sequence genome and encodes:
- the LOC108818087 gene encoding glyoxylate/hydroxypyruvate reductase A HPR2; this translates as MESIGVLMMCPMNAYLENELQKRYNLHRFWTCPEKPAFLETHRNSIRAIVGNASAGADAQLIDDLPKLEIISSFSVGLDRIDLGKCKEKGIRVTNTPDVLTEDVADLAIGLILALLRRLCQCDSYVKSGKWKYGDFKLTTKFSGKSVGIIGLGRIGTAIAKRAQGFSCPINYYSRTEKPDVGYKYYPTVVELAQNSDILVVACPLTDETRHIVNRQVMDALGPKGVLINIGRGPHVDEKELVKALTEGRLGGAGLDVFEEEPHVPEELFGLENVVLLPHVGSATVETRNAMADLVVGNLEAHFAGKPLLTQVV
- the LOC108816456 gene encoding rop guanine nucleotide exchange factor 12 — its product is MVRTSEQEEGYRSKLFNFKWRNNDNNNNNNNAGKQSTSPVAKPGLDEAAAGSQQVEPLTIIHPNKTPLVSRPSADESALAAAQAREKQLLADMEQMKERFSKLLLGEDNSGGGKGVCSALALSNAITNLAASVFGEQRRLEPMPADRRARWRREIDWLLSVTDYVVEFAPSQQKNKDGTTMEIMTTRQRNDLHMNIPALRKLDAMLIDCLDNFKDQSEFGYISKDSPDSDNAKGHDEKWWIPKVKVPPDGLSEASRRFLQYQKDCVNQVLKAAMAINAQCLFEMEIPESYIESLPKNGRASLGDQMYKNITVEFFDPDQFLNSMDMSSEHKILDLKNKIEASIIIWKRKMVQKDNKTSAPWASGVSLEKREVFEERAETILLILKHRYPGISQSSLDISKIQFSKDVGQSVLESYSRILESLAYTVLSRINDVLDADRAVSKRSTTPTELEEETLVGSMTLSDFMGWDFDQGNEDSDSKKDTSDDPLAKEKLNVVTTKKTSYLDTLGGVKSPTARH